The genomic DNA GAACAAGTACCCCCAGGAGCCGCTGGGCGAGGTGATGCTCAACATGCTTGCCTTTGACCTGCACCGCCCCGAGGCGATGAAGCTCGTCACCGAGAcgtttgcgcgccgcggcctcaaggtcggcgacctgagtctcgagacgctgcgcgccaaggccgccgagaaggccgccgagggccCGAAGCGTGTCGAATACGACCCGCCCGGCGACACGGACCTTGAGCGCCCCAAGGAGGGTGTCGAGGACAACGAGGTGCACGTCGGTGGCAACACCTTCCGTGGCGGCACGGGCGGTCGCGACACGGCCGGTCTCGGTGGTCGCGGTGGTGCGGAGCGTGTCTTCAAGGGCCACAAGATCCACCAGATCCCCGACGAGCTCAAGAAGCAGGTTCCGGAGCACATCCagaacgaggcgcgcgcgatggCGAAAAAGGCGCTTGAGGAGAAGCTTGCGAGCGACCGTCTGgatgccgacgaggccgagtaCCTCTTGCGCATCCAGAagcaggtcgcggcgcaggtccaGCACCTTGCCAATGTGCTGAACGCACTTGCAGCGaacgagcacgagcgcaagTGGATGGTGCGCCAGCAAGAAggccagctcgacgagcgccgttTGAGCGACGGCcttgtcggcgagcgtgccatCTTCAAGCGCCGCCAAGAAGCGCCGCCGGAGAttggtgcgccgcagatGAAGCCGAAGCGCATCCGcatcgtgctcgacgcctCTGCGTCGATGTACCACATGCAGTTTGacgggcgcctcggccgtgaGGTCGAGACGGCGATGATGATCATGGAAGCGAtgaagcgcgtcgacccCTCGCGCTTTGCCTTTGACATGGTCGCGCACTCGGGCGACACCAAGGTCATTCCCCTGATCAAGCTCGGCCAGATGCCGCGCACGGATGGTGACCGCTTCCGCATCCTCCGTGACCTCGTGACGCACACACGCTTCTGCTTCTCGGGCGACAACACGGTGGAGTGTATCGAGCAGTCGGTCAAGGATGTGCGCAAGGAGGAGAACGACGACTACTTTGTCATTGCCATCTCCGATGCAAACCTCGCGCGCTACCACATCACTGTCGACCAGCTTGGCCACGCGCTCAAGAGTGACGACAAGGTCAAGTCGGCGATCATCTTTATCGACAAAGGCCCCGAGGCGGTGAACGCGGTCAAGGCGCTGCCTGGCCGTGCGTTCATCGCGCCTGATACACGCGAGATCCCCCGCATTCTCTCCGACATTCTCACGTCGATGGTCGCTGGCAAGTAGCTACGTAGCTAGTGGTCGATCTTCAGACTAAAGTCGACATGCTGCGTCGACTGGTGGATAGCGCTGGTGCTGATGATGTCGATCGCTGCGTAAGCCACGGCACGTACCGTTATCGATGTGCGactcctcggcgaggttgGAGAGCGTAATCCCACCGCTGCTCTCGAGCAGGAAACGGTGCTCAGTACCGAGCTTCTCCTTGAGCGTCTTGGCACAGTCCACCaacacgtcgccgaccatGTTGTCGAGCATCACGACGTCGGCACCCGCGCGGATCGCCTCTTCCGCCTCCTCGAACGACtgcacctcgacgtcgaTCCGCAGCGAGAAGCCcgcagcgctgcgcgcggtaCGCACCGCGTTGGTGATAGAGCCCGTGCTCCACACATGGTTGTCCTTGAGCATCACCATGCTGCTCAGGTCGTagcggtgcgcgtcgacgccgccgacaaTCATTCCGTACTTTTCCACGAGGCGGAAACCGGGCGTGGTCTTGCGCGTTCCGGCGACGATGCCGCGGTAGTTGGCCGCGCGGGCCGCGTCCAgcaagcggcgcgagctgcgttAGCACAGGTACGTACGCCGTCGCGATgcccgagcaccgcgcAAGCGTGTTcagcgcgacacgctcgccgagcagcaggtTGCGCGTTGGGCCCTTaacgtgcgccgcggcgacctTGACCTTgccggccggcgtgccgggcaCGTTGTCCGCGGCGGTGAAAAAGTGACCCTCTTCAAAGTTCCACGAGACCCTGCATTAGCTGCGACACGTACGTGCacccgagctcggcaaagaCGGCATTCACAAACGGCACACCTGCGAGCACACCCTGCATTAGTCCGGccacgcacctcgtccttgCACAGGAGCGTCGcactgcgcggcgcctcgccaacCACATATCCGCCCCAGTCAAACGAGGGGCAGTCCTCCTCAAGCCAGGCAGTCACCGTCGTCTTCCAC from Malassezia japonica chromosome 1, complete sequence includes the following:
- the BNA6 gene encoding nicotinate-nucleotide diphosphorylase (carboxylating) (COG:H; EggNog:ENOG503NUQX): MSAPKYADLLPPSWKTTVTAWLEEDCPSFDWGGYVVGEAPRSATLLCKDEGVLAGVPFVNAVFAELGCTVSWNFEEGHFFTAADNVPGTPAGKVKVAAAHVKGPTRNLLLGERVALNTLARCSGIATASRRLLDAARAANYRGIVAGTRKTTPGFRLVEKYGMIVGGVDAHRYDLSSMVMLKDNHVWSTGSITNAVRTARSAAGFSLRIDVEVQSFEEAEEAIRAGADVVMLDNMVGDVLVDCAKTLKEKLGTEHRFLLESSGGITLSNLAEESHIDNAIDIISTSAIHQSTQHVDFSLKIDH